The following are encoded in a window of Fibrobacter sp. UWB13 genomic DNA:
- a CDS encoding zinc ribbon domain-containing protein, whose protein sequence is MELKFCQSCGMPLTPEILGTNADGSKNEEYCIYCYKDGAFTGDFNMEQMVEFCSQFVDEFNKNTGKNLTREEYKAELRKYFPTLKRWRLPADQLPHATSPMKQKFIEEVNALGIKDMPKIDNLFVLQGSFINQEYKINGNSVKLLDDNASYWGNQVEKLGAEGRCYGIACNENYILVSEYGKNGADAEIIVFKKR, encoded by the coding sequence ATGGAATTAAAATTTTGTCAGAGCTGCGGAATGCCGCTCACACCGGAAATCCTCGGCACAAACGCCGACGGCAGCAAGAACGAAGAATACTGCATCTACTGCTACAAGGACGGCGCGTTCACCGGCGACTTCAACATGGAACAGATGGTCGAATTCTGCTCGCAGTTCGTCGATGAATTCAACAAGAACACCGGCAAGAACCTCACCCGCGAAGAGTACAAGGCAGAACTCCGCAAGTATTTCCCGACTCTCAAGCGCTGGCGCCTCCCCGCGGACCAACTTCCGCACGCCACCTCGCCCATGAAGCAGAAGTTCATTGAAGAAGTCAATGCTCTCGGTATCAAGGACATGCCGAAAATCGACAACCTCTTTGTGCTGCAAGGTTCATTCATCAATCAGGAATACAAGATAAACGGCAATAGCGTCAAGCTCTTGGACGATAACGCTAGCTACTGGGGCAACCAAGTCGAAAAGCTGGGAGCCGAAGGCCGCTGCTACGGAATTGCCTGCAACGAAAACTACATTCTCGTGAGCGAATACGGCAAGAACGGAGCTGATGCAGAAATCATCGTATTCAAGAAGAGGTAA
- a CDS encoding cysteine-rich KTR domain-containing protein encodes MMKCEWILCPVCGSKTRNKIRKDTVLENYPLYCPKCRQERLIKVDNLKITVIKEPDA; translated from the coding sequence ATGATGAAATGCGAATGGATATTGTGTCCTGTTTGTGGGAGCAAAACCCGTAATAAAATTAGGAAGGACACTGTTTTGGAGAATTATCCCCTTTATTGTCCAAAATGCAGACAAGAAAGATTGATTAAAGTTGACAACTTGAAGATAACTGTCATCAAAGAGCCAGACGCTTAA
- a CDS encoding VOC family protein yields MKLEGFGFFVDNMATMVRFYRDVLGFEIKEDENTTNVFLEKDGTLFLLFRKSDFEKMTSQKFAYCKGVNGHFEIALGVANYAEVDKAYAKVTAAGAKGVMPPTTEPWGQRTCYIADPEGNLVEIGSFVKD; encoded by the coding sequence ATGAAATTAGAGGGCTTTGGATTTTTTGTCGATAACATGGCGACAATGGTCCGCTTTTATAGAGATGTCTTGGGTTTTGAAATCAAGGAAGACGAAAATACGACTAACGTTTTTCTAGAAAAGGACGGCACTTTGTTCTTGCTGTTCCGAAAATCCGATTTTGAAAAAATGACAAGCCAAAAGTTCGCTTACTGTAAAGGCGTCAACGGGCATTTTGAAATTGCATTAGGCGTCGCGAACTATGCCGAAGTAGATAAGGCGTACGCCAAAGTCACTGCTGCAGGTGCAAAAGGCGTCATGCCGCCGACTACGGAACCGTGGGGGCAACGTACCTGCTACATCGCCGACCCCGAAGGCAATTTGGTAGAAATCGGGTCTTTCGTCAAGGATTAA
- a CDS encoding sugar ABC transporter substrate-binding protein: MNAITKVTSIITAIAVSSIFAAKAPVAKPAAKKQEALTVWIMPNGASPQEKLEQRLNLFTKKTGIKTKVTVLDWGVAWNRITTALATGIDAPDVLQLGTTWVPYFASRGEIKPLNEWLTQIDSTRFVPVSWNTTHIDSDTTIYSVPWFIDIRPILANKRILKKNDINPDDVSTFDGFVKAIRKVNNSHEMLDDGTKVRAFAFPGKNDWNIPHNFAPWIWSNGGNFIEKDANGKWKASILTPKTIYGIAKYLSFVLDTLVSTDALQMNTAQIVQHFNAGELAFIVNTSEVIMQTRIEGEKGGLLNTRIGKDSVMALPIPTGTEGSVSFIGGSNLAIPTGNKKQESLDLLLYLTNDENLDAYTKQIGMLPASKKVLANWSKDDDYKTLVPMLGTGRAYTAIPEWGDIEQILGSMFSAIWDHLEIPALYSEEKIYEILANYSNDINKHLNHPISGDLTFAEFRETWHKALGIKDENQNKGIEEKTKPTEENDSGFSRTPWIFAIAVLLGFVFAVTRRKNSNKK; encoded by the coding sequence ATGAATGCGATAACTAAAGTGACTAGTATTATTACAGCTATTGCAGTTTCATCCATTTTTGCAGCCAAGGCACCCGTAGCTAAACCCGCCGCCAAAAAGCAGGAAGCTCTGACCGTCTGGATTATGCCAAACGGCGCATCGCCACAAGAAAAACTTGAACAGAGATTAAACCTCTTTACCAAGAAAACAGGAATCAAGACAAAAGTCACCGTTCTGGACTGGGGTGTAGCCTGGAACCGCATCACGACGGCACTTGCCACCGGCATAGACGCACCAGACGTATTACAGCTCGGCACAACATGGGTCCCGTACTTTGCTTCCCGCGGCGAAATCAAGCCTTTGAACGAATGGCTCACACAAATTGATTCCACGAGGTTCGTTCCCGTCAGCTGGAACACGACTCATATCGACTCCGACACGACCATCTATTCCGTTCCGTGGTTCATCGATATCCGCCCAATTTTGGCCAACAAACGCATTCTCAAGAAGAACGACATCAATCCTGACGATGTCTCTACATTTGATGGATTCGTTAAAGCCATCCGCAAGGTGAACAACAGCCACGAAATGCTCGACGACGGCACCAAGGTCCGCGCATTTGCATTCCCGGGAAAGAACGACTGGAATATCCCGCACAACTTCGCCCCGTGGATCTGGAGCAATGGCGGCAATTTCATCGAAAAAGACGCTAATGGCAAATGGAAAGCGAGTATCCTCACCCCAAAGACCATTTACGGTATCGCAAAGTACTTGAGCTTTGTGCTTGATACGCTTGTAAGTACAGATGCATTGCAGATGAATACGGCCCAGATTGTGCAACACTTTAATGCGGGTGAACTCGCCTTTATCGTAAACACATCCGAAGTCATCATGCAGACGCGAATCGAAGGCGAAAAAGGCGGCCTTTTGAACACGAGAATCGGTAAGGATAGCGTGATGGCACTCCCCATCCCGACAGGCACGGAAGGTTCTGTCAGCTTTATCGGCGGAAGTAACCTCGCCATCCCGACAGGCAACAAAAAGCAAGAATCTTTGGATCTTTTACTTTATCTCACCAACGATGAAAACTTGGATGCATATACAAAGCAAATAGGCATGCTCCCCGCATCGAAGAAGGTTCTTGCCAACTGGTCCAAGGACGACGACTACAAGACGCTCGTTCCTATGCTCGGCACAGGGCGTGCCTACACAGCCATTCCAGAATGGGGCGATATTGAACAGATCCTCGGATCCATGTTCAGCGCCATTTGGGACCATCTCGAAATCCCGGCGCTTTACTCCGAAGAAAAGATTTATGAAATCCTCGCGAATTATTCAAACGACATAAACAAGCACCTGAACCACCCAATTTCCGGAGACCTCACATTCGCAGAATTCCGCGAAACCTGGCATAAGGCATTGGGCATCAAGGACGAAAACCAGAACAAGGGTATCGAAGAAAAAACAAAGCCGACCGAAGAAAACGATTCCGGTTTCAGCCGTACCCCGTGGATTTTCGCCATCGCAGTGCTTTTAGGATTCGTTTTCGCCGTCACTCGTAGAAAAAACTCTAACAAAAAATGA
- a CDS encoding lipopolysaccharide assembly protein LapB: MFAIFVAAVLCACNGNDLKRGDEALRIGDYDRAVTNFSKVLDAEPANRDARYGLAIAYYAVAEDKERLKESTLALWERTVREFKILSVVDSSEKSKPMYSTALFYLARAMLAENVQAKVMALLDQSIQLDPENYFSYNLKALIMAGHGDIDGAKKIYAYIVTKEPKFASAYVNLGNLYWNAHDYESAWDIWSMGREALPQDAVLAKWTRIAEDSLKAMVYSGKL; the protein is encoded by the coding sequence TTGTTCGCAATTTTTGTTGCGGCGGTTCTTTGTGCTTGCAACGGGAATGACCTGAAACGTGGTGACGAGGCTCTCCGCATTGGCGATTACGACCGCGCTGTTACAAACTTCTCGAAAGTGTTGGATGCTGAACCTGCAAATCGCGATGCCCGCTATGGCCTTGCTATTGCCTATTACGCCGTTGCCGAAGACAAGGAACGCCTAAAAGAAAGTACGCTTGCGCTCTGGGAACGCACTGTTCGCGAATTCAAAATTTTGTCTGTGGTGGATTCGAGCGAAAAGTCGAAGCCTATGTATTCGACAGCGCTATTTTACCTTGCCCGCGCGATGCTTGCCGAGAATGTCCAGGCGAAGGTGATGGCGCTTTTGGACCAGTCTATTCAGCTGGATCCGGAAAATTACTTTAGCTATAATCTGAAGGCGCTAATCATGGCTGGGCATGGTGACATTGATGGTGCCAAGAAAATTTATGCGTACATCGTGACCAAGGAACCGAAATTTGCATCGGCGTATGTGAACCTCGGAAACCTTTACTGGAACGCTCATGACTATGAATCCGCATGGGATATCTGGTCGATGGGGCGTGAAGCGTTGCCGCAAGATGCGGTACTTGCCAAGTGGACGCGCATTGCCGAAGACTCGCTCAAGGCGATGGTTTATTCAGGTAAACTGTGA
- a CDS encoding NUDIX domain-containing protein has translation MLAVCGIVRRKGRILMCKRGGGMLFPGYWELPTEILEDGETAEDALERAFFERLTVNPQKMHPLGAVDFSYGDGGRILGYEVELCRNFVHIYGYDDFRWVKYRDLNRLRILEPHVSLLTE, from the coding sequence ATGCTGGCTGTTTGCGGGATTGTTCGGCGAAAAGGGCGGATTTTGATGTGTAAAAGAGGTGGTGGAATGCTTTTCCCGGGCTATTGGGAACTCCCGACCGAAATTTTGGAAGATGGCGAAACTGCAGAAGATGCCCTGGAAAGGGCTTTTTTTGAGCGTTTAACGGTAAATCCGCAGAAAATGCACCCTCTCGGAGCGGTCGATTTTAGCTATGGAGACGGGGGACGGATTTTAGGTTACGAGGTGGAACTTTGCCGGAATTTTGTCCATATATATGGATACGACGACTTCCGCTGGGTCAAATATCGTGATTTGAATCGCTTGCGTATCCTTGAGCCACATGTGAGCTTACTCACGGAATAA
- the tet(O) gene encoding tetracycline resistance ribosomal protection protein Tet(O) yields MKIINLGILAHVDAGKTTLTESLLYTSGAIAELGSVDEGTTRTDTMNLERQRGITIQTAVTSFQWEDVKVNIIDTPGHMDFLAEVYRSLSVLDGAVLLVSAKDGIQAQTRILFHALQIMKIPTIFFINKIDQEGIDLPMVYREMKAKLSSEIIVKQKVGQHPHINVTDNDDMEQWDAVIMGNDELLEKYMSGKPFKMSELEQEENRRFQNGTLFPVYHGSAKNNLGIRQLIEVIASKFYSSTPEGQSELCGQVFKIEYSEKRRRFVYVRIYSGTLHLRDVIRISEKEKIKITEMYVPTNGELYSSDTACSGDIVILPNDVLQLNSILGNEILLPQRKFIENPLPMLQTTIAVKKSEQREILLGALTEISDCDPLLKYYVDTTTHEIILSFLGNLQMEVICAILEEKYHVEAEIKEPTVIYMERPLRKAEYTIHIEVPPNPFWASVGLSIEPLPIGSGVQYESRVSLGYLNQSFQNAVMEGVLYGCEQGLYGWKVTDCKICFEYGLYYSPVSTPADFRLLSPIVLEQALKKAGTELLEPYLHFEIYAPQEYLSRAYHDAPRYCADIVSTQIKNDEVILKGEIPARCIQEYRNDLTYFTNGQGVCLTELKGYQPAIGKFICQPRRPNSRIDKVRHMFHKLA; encoded by the coding sequence ATGAAAATAATTAACTTAGGCATTCTGGCTCACGTTGACGCAGGAAAGACAACATTAACGGAAAGTTTATTGTATACCAGTGGTGCAATTGCAGAACTAGGGAGCGTAGATGAAGGCACAACAAGGACAGATACAATGAATTTGGAGCGTCAAAGGGGAATCACTATCCAGACAGCAGTGACATCTTTTCAGTGGGAGGATGTAAAAGTCAACATTATAGATACGCCAGGCCATATGGATTTTTTGGCGGAAGTATACCGTTCTTTATCCGTATTAGACGGAGCAGTATTATTAGTTTCTGCAAAGGATGGCATACAGGCACAGACCCGTATACTGTTTCATGCACTACAGATAATGAAGATTCCGACAATTTTTTTCATCAATAAAATTGACCAAGAGGGGATTGATTTGCCAATGGTATATCGGGAAATGAAAGCAAAGCTTTCTTCGGAAATTATAGTGAAGCAAAAGGTTGGGCAGCATCCCCATATAAATGTAACGGACAATGACGATATGGAACAGTGGGATGCGGTAATTATGGGAAACGATGAACTATTAGAGAAATATATGTCAGGGAAACCGTTTAAAATGTCAGAACTGGAACAGGAAGAAAACAGGAGATTCCAAAACGGAACGTTATTTCCCGTTTATCACGGAAGCGCTAAAAACAATCTGGGGATTCGGCAGCTTATAGAAGTAATTGCCAGTAAATTTTATTCATCAACGCCTGAAGGTCAATCTGAACTATGCGGGCAGGTTTTTAAGATTGAATATTCAGAGAAAAGGCGGCGTTTTGTTTATGTGCGTATATATAGCGGAACATTGCATTTGAGGGATGTTATTAGAATATCTGAAAAAGAGAAAATAAAAATCACAGAGATGTATGTTCCGACAAACGGTGAATTATATTCATCCGATACAGCCTGCTCTGGTGATATTGTAATTTTACCAAATGATGTTTTGCAGCTAAACAGTATTTTGGGGAACGAAATACTGTTGCCGCAGAGAAAATTTATTGAAAATCCTCTCCCTATGCTCCAAACAACGATTGCAGTAAAGAAATCTGAACAGCGGGAAATATTGCTTGGGGCACTTACAGAAATTTCAGATTGCGACCCTCTTTTAAAATATTATGTGGATACTACAACGCATGAGATTATACTTTCTTTTTTGGGGAATCTGCAGATGGAAGTCATTTGTGCCATCCTTGAGGAAAAATATCATGTGGAGGCAGAAATAAAAGAGCCTACTGTTATATATATGGAAAGACCGCTTAGAAAAGCAGAATATACCATCCACATAGAAGTCCCGCCAAATCCTTTCTGGGCTTCTGTCGGGTTGTCCATAGAGCCGCTCCCTATTGGAAGCGGAGTGCAGTATGAAAGCAGAGTTTCACTTGGATATTTAAATCAATCGTTCCAAAATGCGGTTATGGAGGGGGTTCTTTATGGCTGCGAGCAGGGGCTGTATGGATGGAAAGTGACAGACTGTAAAATCTGTTTTGAATATGGATTGTATTATAGTCCTGTAAGTACCCCCGCAGACTTTCGGCTGCTTTCCCCTATCGTATTGGAGCAGGCTTTAAAAAAAGCAGGGACAGAACTATTAGAGCCATATCTCCACTTTGAAATTTATGCACCGCAGGAATATCTCTCACGGGCGTATCATGATGCTCCAAGGTATTGTGCAGATATTGTAAGTACTCAGATAAAGAATGACGAGGTCATTCTGAAAGGAGAAATCCCTGCTAGATGTATTCAAGAATACAGGAACGATTTAACTTATTTCACAAATGGGCAGGGAGTCTGCTTGACAGAGTTAAAAGGATACCAGCCAGCTATTGGTAAATTTATTTGCCAACCCCGCCGCCCGAATAGCCGTATAGATAAGGTTCGGCATATGTTCCACAAGTTAGCTTAA
- a CDS encoding DUF3332 family protein: MKKAIAALLCASVLVLSGCHGSYGLTKKLLRWNGTLGNKWLNSCVHFLMWVVPVYPISIGLVDWLVLNTVEFWTGSNPLAADDSYYQKDEQGNSVAAVKNEDGTLSVQYTTVKGETTSLTLQRDENVVRALDAEGNLVAQYEIEK, from the coding sequence ATGAAAAAAGCTATTGCCGCTCTTCTTTGCGCAAGCGTTCTCGTCCTCTCTGGCTGCCATGGTAGCTATGGTCTCACTAAGAAGCTCCTCCGCTGGAACGGCACTTTGGGCAATAAGTGGCTCAATTCCTGCGTCCATTTCTTGATGTGGGTTGTTCCGGTTTACCCGATCAGTATCGGTCTCGTGGACTGGCTCGTCCTCAACACTGTTGAATTCTGGACCGGTTCCAATCCGCTTGCTGCAGACGACTCCTACTACCAGAAGGACGAACAGGGTAATTCCGTTGCCGCTGTGAAGAACGAAGATGGTACTCTCTCTGTGCAGTACACCACTGTTAAGGGCGAAACCACGAGCCTCACTCTCCAGCGCGATGAAAACGTCGTTCGTGCTCTCGATGCTGAAGGCAACCTCGTTGCTCAGTACGAAATCGAAAAGTAA
- a CDS encoding sigma-54-dependent Fis family transcriptional regulator, with the protein MKSESMLATEKMLDVVKTLLDEEQPEALFPKILEVAKGVLHADAAVLDIGGEEPLHFSNPEKVSISISAVRLAKNEKRAVVWNQLDDESADLSKSIVQNQLTSIMVSPFRTPESEAGYLYLQRAARKEPFTDEDSALFDSFVAVCEKFAFAAYDRLRDKESLDTLKNVVRKDGIVYSSKAMVDVIAMADKLSPLPLPVIIRGETGTGKEVMARYIHKHSPRAEKPFIAVNCGAIPEHLMESLMFGHAKGSFTGAIENKKGFFEEADGGTIFLDEIGELPLNMQVKLLRVLQEKHITRVGDNREIPVNVRVISATHVDLEEAVREKRFREDLYFRIQVLPLELPPLRDRGQDVVLLAENFIQRYGAEYGRGKFHLSRNAEKALLGYHWPGNVRELENRVQKGLVQAVHGVIQPKDLGLDDMQVQAKESPRTLKEAREAVEREVISRALKDTNANLTLASTILGIDRKVLREIMERLGLKKEDFKV; encoded by the coding sequence ATGAAATCGGAATCCATGCTCGCTACAGAAAAGATGCTTGATGTGGTCAAGACTCTTTTAGATGAGGAACAGCCGGAGGCTCTTTTCCCGAAAATTCTCGAAGTGGCAAAAGGCGTTTTGCATGCCGATGCCGCTGTGTTGGATATTGGTGGCGAAGAACCGCTTCATTTCTCGAATCCGGAGAAGGTCTCGATTTCGATTTCGGCGGTTCGACTTGCGAAAAACGAAAAGCGCGCCGTGGTTTGGAACCAGCTCGATGACGAGTCGGCGGATTTGTCCAAGTCCATTGTGCAGAACCAGCTCACGAGCATTATGGTGTCTCCGTTTAGAACGCCGGAATCCGAGGCGGGGTATCTCTATTTGCAGCGTGCCGCCCGCAAGGAACCGTTCACCGACGAAGATAGCGCTCTGTTTGATTCGTTTGTGGCGGTCTGTGAAAAGTTTGCGTTTGCCGCTTATGATCGTTTGCGCGATAAGGAATCGCTCGATACGCTTAAGAATGTTGTCCGCAAGGATGGGATTGTCTATTCTTCGAAGGCGATGGTCGATGTGATTGCGATGGCCGATAAACTTTCGCCGCTCCCGCTTCCGGTGATTATCCGTGGCGAGACGGGGACGGGCAAGGAAGTGATGGCGCGTTACATCCACAAGCATAGCCCGCGTGCCGAAAAGCCGTTTATTGCGGTGAACTGCGGTGCCATTCCGGAGCACTTGATGGAATCGCTCATGTTTGGGCATGCCAAGGGGTCGTTCACGGGGGCGATTGAAAACAAGAAGGGCTTTTTCGAAGAAGCCGATGGCGGTACGATTTTCCTTGACGAAATCGGCGAGCTTCCGCTCAATATGCAGGTGAAGCTTTTGCGCGTGTTGCAAGAAAAGCACATCACGCGTGTAGGCGACAACCGTGAAATTCCGGTGAACGTGCGCGTAATCAGTGCAACGCATGTGGACTTGGAAGAGGCCGTGCGCGAAAAACGCTTCCGCGAAGACTTATACTTCCGCATTCAGGTGCTGCCGCTTGAACTCCCGCCGCTGCGCGATCGCGGTCAGGATGTAGTGCTCTTGGCGGAGAATTTTATCCAGCGCTATGGCGCAGAATATGGCCGTGGAAAATTCCACCTGAGTCGTAATGCTGAAAAGGCGCTGCTCGGTTACCACTGGCCGGGCAATGTGCGCGAACTCGAAAACCGCGTGCAGAAAGGCTTGGTGCAGGCCGTGCATGGCGTAATCCAGCCCAAGGATTTAGGACTTGATGACATGCAGGTGCAGGCGAAGGAATCGCCGCGCACGCTCAAGGAAGCCCGCGAAGCGGTCGAACGCGAAGTCATTTCGCGCGCGCTCAAGGATACGAATGCGAACCTTACGCTCGCCTCTACGATTCTTGGTATCGACCGCAAGGTGCTCCGTGAAATTATGGAACGCCTGGGCTTGAAAAAAGAAGACTTTAAGGTATAG
- a CDS encoding ACT domain-containing protein, which translates to MKLKKLEHKLTVCKVADIKDVDTDKDFYFIGKTDEEISLVCKTDDVPQNTIERDDGWRGFRIQGVLDFSLIGVLSKLSAILAENDIGIFAISTFNTDYILVKAENFEKALKVLSDAGYDVV; encoded by the coding sequence ATGAAACTAAAGAAATTGGAACATAAACTAACCGTCTGTAAAGTAGCGGACATTAAAGATGTTGATACGGACAAGGATTTCTATTTCATTGGCAAGACCGATGAAGAAATATCCCTCGTATGCAAAACAGATGATGTACCCCAAAATACCATTGAACGAGATGATGGATGGCGAGGTTTCCGCATTCAGGGAGTACTTGATTTTTCTCTTATAGGCGTTCTTTCAAAGTTGTCAGCTATTCTTGCGGAAAATGACATCGGAATTTTTGCGATATCCACTTTCAATACGGATTATATTCTTGTGAAAGCCGAAAATTTCGAGAAAGCGCTGAAAGTCTTGTCTGATGCGGGATATGACGTGGTGTGA
- a CDS encoding IS256 family transposase: MENSENKYSFDPTILKALIDQGPDFLMELFRMAMNEAMRLEREAFLNAGAYERTEGRLGYANGFKSKTVKMRSGSVALSIPQTRDCDFYPRSLTKGLRSERALTLAMAEMYVQGVSTRKVKNILEKMCGLEVSSTQVSDAAKTLDEEIRLFRERPLGCYSVLYVDAEYQRVRMNGSVVDAAVLQAIGINAAGKREVVGMSVSTSEAEVHWRTFFTSLVNRGMHGVTLIVSDDHPGMKAARKAVFPAVPWQRCYFHLCQNAQAYARKIEERKEIARTMRNIFSQVDKANALMALRGAVQYWSETKKHQSFADWLESNAEESMTYFDFNEGWWRRIRTSNCVERLNKEIKKRTKVVGVFPNPESYERLIGSLLMEQHEEWMEEKAYLTEKEMEKSAFCA, from the coding sequence ATGGAGAACTCCGAAAACAAATATAGTTTTGACCCGACAATTTTGAAAGCCCTGATCGACCAGGGACCCGATTTTCTGATGGAACTCTTCCGGATGGCCATGAACGAGGCGATGCGCCTGGAACGGGAGGCATTCCTGAACGCGGGTGCGTACGAGCGTACCGAAGGCCGCCTGGGCTACGCCAACGGCTTCAAGTCGAAGACGGTCAAAATGCGCTCCGGATCCGTGGCCCTGTCGATACCGCAGACACGAGACTGCGACTTCTACCCGCGATCGCTGACAAAGGGGCTTCGTTCCGAGAGGGCGCTGACGCTCGCCATGGCGGAGATGTACGTCCAGGGAGTCTCCACCCGCAAGGTGAAGAACATCCTCGAAAAAATGTGCGGGCTCGAAGTCAGTTCCACGCAGGTGTCGGATGCGGCGAAGACGCTCGACGAGGAGATACGGCTGTTCAGGGAGAGGCCCCTTGGATGCTATTCGGTTCTCTACGTAGATGCGGAATATCAGCGAGTCCGCATGAACGGTTCCGTCGTAGATGCCGCAGTACTGCAGGCTATAGGAATCAATGCCGCAGGCAAGCGCGAGGTGGTCGGGATGTCTGTTTCTACTAGCGAAGCCGAGGTTCACTGGAGGACGTTCTTCACGAGCCTGGTGAATCGGGGCATGCACGGCGTGACGCTGATAGTGAGTGACGACCACCCGGGAATGAAGGCGGCGAGGAAGGCCGTGTTCCCGGCGGTTCCCTGGCAGCGCTGCTACTTCCATCTCTGCCAGAACGCGCAGGCGTATGCGAGGAAAATCGAGGAGCGCAAGGAGATCGCCAGGACAATGCGGAACATCTTTTCCCAAGTGGACAAGGCGAATGCGCTCATGGCGCTACGCGGTGCTGTGCAATACTGGTCCGAGACCAAGAAGCACCAGTCCTTCGCGGATTGGCTGGAAAGCAACGCGGAGGAATCCATGACCTACTTCGACTTCAACGAGGGATGGTGGCGAAGAATCAGGACGTCGAACTGCGTAGAACGCCTGAACAAGGAAATCAAGAAGAGGACAAAAGTCGTAGGCGTCTTCCCGAATCCAGAATCGTACGAGAGGCTCATCGGCTCGCTACTGATGGAACAACACGAGGAATGGATGGAAGAAAAAGCTTACTTAACCGAGAAGGAAATGGAAAAATCTGCTTTTTGTGCATGA
- a CDS encoding serine/threonine protein kinase yields MKKFEKTLLDSVKGAALLHRGGEASIYLLNVGGAPYVLKWYNDGFSFDENVVERAYKVREPGLYRIEEWGNRDGTPYLIYDYINGESSETLGRMMVPVALVALRQVSSALAALRKQGVSHGDLSPANVIFAMDGDGGGNAGLGLRTVLIDCGIVGPGALAYAAPERFQGKPADEKSDLFSLGLLLYRWIAGEDLITADGYEQFAEQMANVQDLNISEKLYATGAFDTPEGAQQLSVLEPLWSGLLCADVSDRVEDFDELDEILEIALDKVSHGEIALSSCITQYIQSINRPDNNLNVGRKVPVTLEKGLPFVVCKKNNWLKWTVLGVSGLILLLIVLLLTSGTMSFGIDATGDRLLKRSRNIEPSVESEKAPDLKVDSLLMELPVPSAE; encoded by the coding sequence ATGAAGAAATTCGAAAAAACGCTCTTGGACTCCGTGAAGGGAGCCGCCTTGCTGCATCGTGGTGGCGAAGCCTCGATTTACCTGTTGAATGTGGGCGGCGCACCGTATGTGCTCAAGTGGTATAATGACGGATTCTCGTTTGATGAAAACGTTGTGGAACGTGCGTATAAGGTGCGTGAGCCGGGGCTGTACCGCATTGAAGAATGGGGCAATCGCGATGGAACGCCTTACCTGATTTACGATTATATAAATGGCGAATCTTCGGAAACGCTTGGGCGTATGATGGTGCCGGTTGCGCTTGTGGCGCTGAGGCAAGTCTCTTCGGCGCTTGCGGCGTTGCGCAAACAGGGGGTGTCGCATGGCGACTTGAGCCCCGCTAATGTGATATTTGCGATGGATGGCGATGGTGGCGGAAATGCGGGTCTTGGACTCCGGACGGTATTGATTGACTGCGGCATTGTGGGGCCGGGTGCGCTTGCTTATGCGGCTCCGGAGCGCTTTCAGGGCAAGCCTGCCGATGAAAAAAGCGACTTGTTCAGCCTTGGGCTTTTGCTGTACCGCTGGATTGCGGGCGAGGACCTGATTACTGCAGATGGTTACGAGCAGTTTGCCGAGCAGATGGCGAATGTGCAGGACTTGAACATCTCAGAAAAGCTTTATGCAACGGGCGCCTTTGATACGCCCGAAGGTGCGCAACAGCTCTCGGTGCTGGAACCGCTTTGGTCGGGACTTCTCTGTGCGGATGTCTCGGATCGCGTCGAAGACTTTGACGAGCTTGATGAAATTTTGGAAATTGCACTTGATAAAGTGTCGCATGGGGAAATTGCGCTTTCGAGTTGCATTACCCAATATATCCAATCCATTAATCGCCCGGATAACAACCTGAATGTGGGGCGAAAAGTTCCAGTGACCCTCGAAAAGGGGCTTCCGTTTGTCGTTTGCAAGAAAAATAATTGGCTAAAATGGACTGTTTTGGGCGTTTCGGGACTTATATTACTCTTGATAGTGCTGTTGCTTACGAGTGGAACAATGAGTTTCGGTATCGATGCAACAGGGGACCGGCTGTTAAAGCGGTCGAGGAACATTGAGCCGTCTGTAGAAAGCGAGAAAGCCCCGGATTTGAAGGTGGATAGCTTGCTTATGGAGCTCCCGGTGCCCTCTGCCGAATAG